In Edaphobacter paludis, a single window of DNA contains:
- a CDS encoding FKBP-type peptidyl-prolyl cis-trans isomerase, with protein MKLMLSSLALLATITVASTAQTTTHKTTVVHHHPATTSPVPKIPRVPGIPKPLYSLKYIDIIIGKGPIAETQKWYTVRYTGWLPDGTKFDSSYDHPGGEPISFPYGAKRVIIGWDTGFEGMHVGGKRRLFIPYQLAYGETGRPPVIPAKSNLVFDVELVSMSDTQPEPPAPKPAAADSTSQPEAGSAPAESPAQETKPAAAASGAQTQSSSHPEAL; from the coding sequence ATGAAGCTAATGCTCTCCTCGCTCGCCCTGCTGGCCACCATCACTGTAGCCTCCACCGCCCAGACTACAACCCATAAAACTACCGTCGTTCACCATCACCCCGCAACAACATCCCCTGTCCCCAAAATCCCGAGAGTGCCCGGAATTCCCAAGCCCCTCTACTCGCTGAAGTACATCGACATCATCATTGGCAAAGGCCCCATCGCCGAGACCCAGAAGTGGTACACGGTCCGCTACACCGGCTGGCTTCCTGATGGCACCAAGTTCGACTCCTCCTACGACCATCCCGGCGGCGAACCCATCAGCTTTCCTTACGGAGCCAAGCGAGTCATCATCGGCTGGGACACCGGCTTTGAAGGCATGCACGTCGGTGGCAAACGCCGTCTCTTCATCCCCTATCAGCTCGCCTACGGAGAAACAGGCCGCCCACCCGTCATTCCCGCCAAGTCCAACCTCGTCTTCGATGTCGAACTGGTAAGCATGTCCGACACCCAGCCGGAACCTCCTGCCCCCAAGCCCGCCGCCGCAGATTCCACATCGCAGCCCGAAGCCGGCTCCGCTCCGGCAGAATCACCCGCACAGGAGACCAAACCGGCCGCGGCAGCATCCGGTGCCCAGACCCAATCTTCTTCGCATCCAGAGGCCCTCTAA
- a CDS encoding energy transducer TonB: MDHIEGQVALQATISRSGSIETLHVVKGPPSLRGAAIDAVRHWRYRPYTADGQAVKVATMVYVDFTLRPPPAMAH, translated from the coding sequence ATGGATCACATCGAGGGGCAGGTAGCGTTGCAGGCTACGATATCGAGGAGCGGTTCGATTGAAACGTTACATGTGGTCAAGGGGCCTCCCTCCCTGCGCGGCGCGGCGATCGACGCTGTGCGCCATTGGCGCTACAGGCCATACACTGCGGATGGGCAGGCCGTGAAAGTTGCCACTATGGTGTATGTCGATTTCACCTTGCGACCCCCTCCTGCGATGGCTCACTAA
- a CDS encoding oxidoreductase: protein MTEVLEQEAKGAQTHAPKYTRNNPYSSTVTVNELLTAEGSEKETRHVELSLEEGMTYTPGDAVGIIPENRPEAVAEVLAALGFKGDERVLDHYKVEISLEEALRTRLGIGKLARGSVNQYAKLAPEIEGLKVMVGPEHKARAEEYCWGREFVDLATDFPHVVKDPQELFHVLQRLTPRMYSIASSQAMHKDNVQTTVRVVRYDAHGRTRQGVASGHLGDRAGVGVKMPIFLHANGNFRLPEDTSAPVIMIGPGTGIAPFRAFLEERQAKGEPGDNWLFFGEQREALDFLYKDQLQKMHKDGVLTHLDTAFSRDQAKKVYVQDRMQEKAAELYAWLERGAYFYVCGDATRMAKDVETALLDVIARGSNGTLDHATEYLAAMKKQKRYQRDVY, encoded by the coding sequence ATGACTGAGGTTTTGGAGCAGGAAGCTAAGGGAGCGCAGACGCACGCGCCGAAGTACACACGCAATAATCCGTATTCTTCGACGGTTACTGTAAACGAGCTATTGACGGCTGAGGGATCGGAAAAAGAAACTCGGCATGTCGAATTATCGCTCGAAGAGGGAATGACTTATACCCCCGGAGATGCGGTCGGGATTATCCCCGAAAATCGCCCTGAAGCCGTTGCAGAGGTTTTGGCGGCGCTGGGTTTCAAGGGTGATGAGCGTGTGCTCGACCACTATAAGGTCGAGATCAGTCTCGAGGAGGCGCTGCGGACGCGGCTGGGTATCGGAAAGCTGGCGCGTGGCAGCGTGAACCAGTACGCAAAGCTGGCCCCCGAGATTGAAGGGCTGAAGGTGATGGTCGGCCCGGAGCACAAGGCGCGCGCAGAGGAGTATTGCTGGGGACGCGAATTTGTTGACCTCGCGACGGATTTTCCGCATGTGGTGAAAGATCCGCAAGAGCTGTTCCATGTGCTGCAACGGCTGACGCCGCGGATGTACTCCATTGCTTCGAGCCAGGCAATGCACAAGGACAATGTGCAGACGACGGTGCGGGTGGTTCGGTATGACGCGCACGGCCGCACCCGCCAGGGAGTGGCGAGCGGCCATCTCGGCGACCGCGCCGGCGTGGGTGTGAAGATGCCGATCTTCCTTCATGCGAATGGCAACTTCCGGCTGCCGGAAGACACGTCAGCTCCCGTCATTATGATTGGACCGGGAACCGGCATTGCGCCGTTCCGCGCCTTTCTCGAAGAGCGGCAGGCCAAAGGCGAACCGGGCGACAACTGGCTCTTCTTCGGCGAACAGCGAGAGGCGCTGGATTTTCTGTATAAGGACCAACTGCAGAAGATGCACAAGGATGGCGTGCTGACCCATCTGGATACGGCATTTTCACGGGATCAGGCAAAGAAGGTCTATGTTCAGGATCGCATGCAGGAGAAGGCCGCGGAGTTGTACGCGTGGCTGGAGCGCGGCGCCTATTTCTATGTCTGCGGAGACGCGACGCGTATGGCGAAGGATGTGGAGACAGCTCTGCTGGATGTGATCGCCAGGGGGTCGAACGGGACGCTTGATCATGCGACAGAGTATCTGGCGGCAATGAAGAAACAGAAGCGGTATCAGAGAGACGTGTATTAG
- a CDS encoding SGNH/GDSL hydrolase family protein, giving the protein MQRNLRTVVLLLSAILALPASIAQTPKDPAQKSILETIEWTWAAKPDNPNPALPNVLLLGDSITRGYYPEVTKLLAGRANCYLFATSAASGDPRLIQQVDDYFAMMPLKFAVIHFNNGMHGWKYTEAAYGSSLPKLVEALQAKSNGAKLVWATTTPVHTADSGGATNPRIDQRNAESLRTMQRFHIPIDDQHALMAAHDDLHNGSVHYTEAGSAAQAKQVQQIIEKLLSAR; this is encoded by the coding sequence ATGCAACGTAATCTCCGCACCGTCGTTCTTCTCCTGAGCGCTATCCTCGCCCTTCCAGCCTCTATCGCACAGACTCCAAAAGACCCTGCACAAAAAAGCATCCTCGAAACAATCGAATGGACATGGGCCGCGAAACCCGACAACCCCAATCCCGCGCTCCCCAACGTCCTTCTCCTCGGCGACTCCATCACCCGCGGCTACTATCCCGAGGTCACGAAACTGCTCGCCGGCCGCGCCAACTGTTATCTCTTCGCCACCTCCGCCGCCTCCGGCGATCCTCGCCTCATCCAGCAGGTAGACGACTACTTCGCAATGATGCCGCTGAAGTTTGCCGTCATTCACTTCAACAACGGAATGCACGGATGGAAGTACACCGAAGCCGCCTACGGCAGTTCCCTTCCCAAACTTGTTGAAGCTCTGCAAGCAAAATCCAATGGAGCAAAGTTAGTCTGGGCCACCACCACACCTGTCCACACGGCAGACTCCGGCGGAGCCACCAACCCGCGCATCGACCAGCGCAACGCAGAATCCCTCCGCACCATGCAGCGCTTTCATATCCCCATCGACGATCAGCACGCCCTCATGGCCGCTCACGACGACCTGCACAACGGCAGCGTTCACTACACCGAAGCAGGCAGCGCCGCACAGGCAAAACAAGTCCAGCAAATTATCGAAAAACTATTGTCGGCTCGTTAA
- a CDS encoding carboxypeptidase regulatory-like domain-containing protein: MQLLKHHLAVIAFIFAAIAIAGAQQTVNNASLSGRVTDPSGAVIAGAHVTATQTATNFSRTTSTSKDGRFRFPYLSLGTYNVLVHQQGFAEANRSITLTVGADFDLQISLALAGTQTSVNVSSQPPILETNRSEVANTISPGEIQNLSLLGRNFLDLALLVPGVSATNTASTQLFAETSAVPGQGISIGSQRNFSNSFVVDGLSANDDAAGLTGTFYALDVVREFQVVTSGGQAEFGRALGGYINMVTKSGTNALHGSLYGYLRNQRLNADNALSQSKLPITQAQYGASLAGPILRNRTFYFANFERKQLNQDGLITIAPANVAAINSHLQTIGYQGPQITTGLYSNPIRTNNIFAKIDHHLNDSDQLSARYSLYEVESQNSRGVGGLSAVSAAASLHDLDQTIAISNIFTISPRTVNETRGQFTRSNLTALPNDAIGPAVSISGIASFGTLSASPTGRLDNLYEVVDNLSHQTGNHSLRVGTDFLFNDLTITFPMSNRGSYSFSSLSNFLNGTYNNSGYTQSFGNPIVPQTNPNLGLYAQDEWKLTPSLTFNAGLRYDLQFLKSIATDTNNISPRLGFAWSPFTHRTTVVRGSYGIFYDRVPLRPLSNALQSSGNTTNINSSTFVTVSVSPTQTGAPAFPNILTTLPTGVLVNFTTMAPHIQNAYSEQASLEVEQQLNASSTLSISYQHLRGLHLLASINQNTPTCIATGNNNGCRPNAAYGNNKQYQSAGDSYYDGLSVSFQQKPTRWGAYRISYNWSKAIDDVGEFFFSSPINNFDIAEDRGFSDDDQRNRLVFDGTIHSSMNPSHSLWSHLSNGFLLSTMLQYYSPLPLNITTGTNSIQGTTLRPCVPGITNCTRALPGTVIARNSGVGFNFFNMNTRLSRTFPLGNRFRLEAIAEAFNALNHRNDLIPNGTFGTGTYPNASNSSFGHPTAVGDPRQVQLAARLNF; encoded by the coding sequence GTGCAGCTTCTTAAGCATCACCTTGCAGTCATCGCATTTATCTTTGCAGCTATCGCAATAGCCGGCGCGCAGCAAACCGTCAACAATGCCTCTCTCAGCGGCAGGGTAACCGACCCATCGGGCGCAGTCATCGCCGGCGCGCACGTCACGGCAACCCAGACAGCAACCAACTTCTCTCGCACGACCTCAACCAGCAAAGACGGACGTTTCCGCTTTCCCTATCTCTCCCTTGGCACTTACAACGTCCTGGTCCATCAACAAGGTTTCGCCGAAGCGAACCGCTCCATCACCCTCACCGTCGGCGCTGATTTCGACCTGCAAATCTCACTCGCCCTTGCCGGAACCCAAACCTCAGTCAACGTATCCAGCCAACCCCCGATACTGGAAACCAACCGAAGCGAAGTAGCCAATACAATCTCACCCGGAGAGATCCAAAACCTCTCTTTACTCGGCCGCAACTTCCTCGACCTCGCTCTTCTCGTCCCCGGCGTCTCCGCCACCAACACTGCCAGCACTCAACTCTTCGCCGAAACATCCGCCGTTCCCGGCCAGGGCATCTCCATCGGCAGCCAGCGCAACTTCTCCAACAGCTTCGTCGTCGACGGTCTCTCTGCCAATGACGACGCGGCCGGACTCACCGGAACCTTCTATGCCCTCGACGTCGTCCGCGAGTTTCAGGTCGTCACCTCCGGCGGTCAGGCTGAGTTCGGCCGCGCCCTCGGCGGCTACATCAACATGGTGACCAAGAGCGGTACCAACGCACTCCACGGCAGTCTCTACGGCTACCTGCGCAATCAACGCCTTAACGCCGACAACGCTCTCTCGCAAAGCAAACTCCCCATCACGCAAGCCCAATACGGAGCCAGCCTCGCCGGCCCAATCCTGCGCAATCGCACCTTCTACTTCGCCAATTTTGAGCGCAAGCAGCTCAATCAGGACGGCCTTATCACCATCGCTCCCGCCAACGTTGCCGCCATCAACAGCCACCTCCAAACCATCGGATACCAAGGTCCACAGATCACCACCGGGCTTTACTCCAACCCAATCCGCACCAATAACATCTTCGCCAAGATCGACCATCACCTCAACGATAGCGACCAACTCAGCGCGCGTTACAGTCTTTATGAAGTAGAGAGTCAGAACTCACGAGGCGTCGGTGGATTAAGCGCCGTCAGTGCCGCCGCGTCGCTCCACGATCTCGACCAGACCATAGCCATCAGCAATATCTTCACCATCTCTCCTCGCACCGTCAACGAAACTCGCGGCCAGTTCACTCGAAGCAACCTGACCGCGCTGCCCAACGATGCCATCGGTCCCGCCGTCAGCATCTCCGGCATTGCATCCTTCGGCACACTCTCCGCGTCGCCCACCGGACGACTCGACAATCTCTACGAAGTAGTCGACAACCTCTCTCATCAGACAGGCAATCACTCCCTGCGAGTCGGTACGGACTTCCTCTTCAACGACCTCACCATCACCTTCCCCATGTCCAACCGAGGCAGCTACTCCTTTTCGTCTCTCAGTAACTTCCTCAACGGAACCTATAACAACTCCGGATATACGCAATCCTTCGGCAACCCCATCGTCCCTCAGACCAACCCCAACCTCGGCCTCTACGCGCAGGACGAGTGGAAACTCACACCATCCCTCACCTTCAACGCCGGTCTGCGCTACGATCTGCAATTCCTGAAATCCATCGCCACCGACACCAACAATATCTCCCCGCGCCTCGGCTTTGCCTGGTCACCCTTTACTCACCGCACCACCGTCGTGCGCGGCAGCTATGGCATCTTTTACGATCGAGTTCCCTTGCGACCGCTCTCAAACGCGCTCCAGTCCAGCGGCAACACAACCAACATCAACAGCTCGACGTTCGTCACCGTCAGCGTCTCACCCACGCAAACCGGAGCCCCCGCCTTCCCCAACATTCTCACTACGCTCCCCACCGGAGTTCTGGTCAACTTCACGACGATGGCCCCACATATCCAGAACGCATACTCTGAACAGGCCAGCCTCGAAGTCGAGCAGCAACTCAACGCCAGCAGCACTCTGAGCATAAGCTACCAGCACCTGCGCGGGCTCCATCTACTAGCCTCCATCAACCAGAACACTCCCACCTGCATCGCCACCGGCAACAACAACGGCTGCCGCCCCAACGCCGCCTACGGTAACAACAAGCAGTACCAGTCCGCAGGCGACTCCTACTACGATGGCCTCTCCGTCTCCTTCCAGCAAAAGCCCACACGCTGGGGTGCCTATCGCATCTCCTACAACTGGTCAAAGGCTATTGACGACGTGGGTGAGTTCTTCTTCAGCTCTCCTATCAATAACTTTGACATAGCTGAAGACCGCGGTTTCTCCGACGACGACCAGCGAAACCGCCTCGTCTTTGATGGCACCATTCATAGCTCGATGAACCCATCACACAGCCTATGGAGCCACCTCTCCAACGGCTTCCTCCTCAGCACCATGCTTCAGTACTATTCGCCGCTCCCCCTCAACATCACTACAGGAACCAACAGCATTCAGGGCACAACGTTGCGCCCCTGCGTGCCCGGCATCACCAATTGCACCCGTGCGCTACCCGGAACTGTCATCGCACGCAACTCCGGTGTAGGCTTCAACTTCTTCAACATGAACACCCGTCTTAGCCGTACCTTTCCACTTGGCAACCGCTTCCGTCTCGAAGCCATCGCCGAAGCCTTCAACGCACTCAACCACCGCAACGACCTTATCCCCAACGGGACCTTCGGCACAGGCACGTACCCCAACGCATCCAACTCCAGCTTCGGCCACCCAACCGCAGTCGGCGATCCCAGACAGGTCCAACTCGCAGCCCGCCTGAACTTCTAA
- a CDS encoding DUF2946 family protein: MRRLLSLSLLLLFTLPLVSPLFTASAVDANVPVCCRRDGKHHCMMAKLAQRSASDTGQAHTVSIQETCPYNLFTVIAINLPFVSDEVQTAVSADTVSIRTNLPQTEAPFSLSPDRSHQKRGPPSPILSRS; encoded by the coding sequence GTGCGCCGCCTTCTCTCCCTCTCGCTGCTGTTGCTGTTCACGCTGCCGCTGGTCTCGCCGCTCTTCACGGCGTCTGCGGTAGATGCGAACGTGCCCGTCTGCTGCCGCCGCGACGGCAAGCACCATTGCATGATGGCCAAGCTAGCGCAGCGTTCCGCCAGCGACACCGGCCAAGCACACACCGTAAGCATTCAAGAGACCTGCCCCTACAACCTCTTCACGGTCATAGCGATCAATCTTCCCTTCGTCTCCGACGAGGTTCAGACAGCAGTCTCCGCAGACACAGTCAGCATTCGGACTAACCTGCCCCAAACAGAAGCTCCCTTTAGCCTCTCCCCTGACCGTTCCCACCAGAAGCGCGGCCCTCCTTCACCGATCCTCTCCCGCTCCTAA
- a CDS encoding sialidase family protein: MTRSSINRTIAISLTLAFLLIIAFLLWQYTRPLIQTQHQAFVFEPHPHVLGIEAKRPIIAATVTGGLYLLAVEKTELILRMSHEAGEHWMPPTTLSSSGETVNTSAENAPQLVAHGMYAFALWQQKNDSDETQLVEARSSGMGTTPPVTTLVTDKPATDKSYSGFATLAVAPNGDVYAAWLDGRDNTSGSTGTFNVYLARSTDRGATFHHNVKVATLACPCCRPSVAIAANGKVYVAYRHVYADNERDIAVATSTDHGEHFGAPVRIANDRWKLFGCPESGPVLAVQGDKLIVAWYTATGGHPGIRLTSSSDGGQTFSKEISVSKGIEGANHPYLSMADDGTIALVFSGRQSTKSGDWNSLTPYALRIDTKGHVSATTHIPADTSGERYPTASLSPDGDIYVIWSGSDAPQAALIRGASL, from the coding sequence ATGACCAGAAGCTCGATCAACCGCACCATTGCAATCAGTCTCACATTAGCGTTCCTGCTGATCATTGCGTTTCTTCTCTGGCAGTACACGCGGCCTCTCATCCAAACGCAGCACCAGGCCTTCGTCTTCGAACCCCATCCGCACGTACTCGGCATCGAGGCAAAACGTCCCATCATTGCCGCCACCGTCACCGGCGGCCTCTATCTCCTCGCCGTAGAAAAGACAGAACTCATCCTGCGCATGTCCCACGAGGCCGGAGAACACTGGATGCCTCCAACCACACTCAGTTCATCCGGCGAAACCGTAAACACCTCCGCAGAAAACGCTCCACAACTAGTCGCACATGGGATGTATGCCTTCGCACTCTGGCAGCAGAAAAACGACTCCGACGAAACTCAACTCGTAGAAGCCCGTTCTTCCGGCATGGGCACAACGCCGCCAGTGACGACCCTGGTCACCGACAAGCCAGCCACGGACAAGTCTTACTCCGGCTTCGCCACTCTCGCCGTCGCTCCCAACGGTGACGTCTACGCCGCATGGCTCGATGGCCGCGACAACACCTCAGGCTCCACCGGAACCTTCAATGTCTACCTGGCCCGCTCCACCGATCGCGGCGCGACCTTTCACCACAACGTAAAAGTAGCAACCCTCGCCTGTCCCTGCTGCCGTCCCTCGGTCGCCATCGCAGCCAACGGCAAGGTCTACGTCGCTTACCGCCATGTCTACGCCGACAACGAGCGGGACATTGCCGTCGCTACCTCCACCGATCACGGCGAACACTTCGGCGCGCCCGTCCGCATCGCCAACGATCGCTGGAAGCTCTTCGGCTGTCCCGAATCCGGCCCAGTCCTGGCAGTGCAGGGCGATAAGCTTATCGTCGCGTGGTACACCGCCACAGGCGGTCACCCCGGCATCCGCCTGACGTCGTCGAGCGATGGCGGCCAAACCTTCTCAAAAGAAATCTCCGTCAGCAAGGGCATCGAAGGTGCAAACCACCCCTATCTCTCCATGGCCGACGACGGCACCATCGCCCTCGTCTTCTCAGGTCGCCAATCCACAAAAAGCGGCGACTGGAACAGTCTCACTCCTTATGCACTCCGCATCGATACCAAAGGTCACGTCTCAGCGACAACCCACATCCCCGCCGACACGTCAGGAGAGCGCTACCCAACCGCCAGCCTCTCCCCTGACGGAGACATCTACGTAATCTGGAGCGGATCTGATGCTCCCCAGGCCGCGCTCATCCGCGGCGCCTCTCTATAA
- a CDS encoding universal stress protein gives MATSEIIFSRILVATDFSGPATLALKMAILISETFGAKLSIVHAATPVGYGIDTGAVPIEVLNANLDADKEQINQLVLSEPGLGQLKPSITVAYAETVDLINQVSRKDNIDLIVVGSHGASGLERLALGSVAEAVLHQARCPVLIVGPQCRPERYPFRSILFATDLRTTGLRAAQYATGLAERFHSKLTLLHVMKQRPTPSREDEPIADLKRLIPPDADCYCKADVRVEYGKVAEVIAAVSESECASLIVIGLRAHVLGDHAPWSTVAQVTREVKVAVLGVRGHYA, from the coding sequence TTGGCGACCAGCGAAATTATTTTCTCACGGATACTCGTTGCAACCGATTTCTCGGGACCCGCGACCCTAGCTTTGAAGATGGCAATCTTGATCAGCGAGACATTCGGAGCGAAGCTGTCCATAGTGCATGCCGCGACTCCAGTCGGATACGGAATCGATACAGGCGCCGTTCCCATCGAAGTATTGAACGCCAACCTGGATGCAGATAAGGAACAGATTAATCAACTCGTTCTAAGCGAGCCAGGGCTCGGCCAGCTAAAGCCCAGTATCACTGTTGCTTATGCCGAAACGGTAGATCTCATCAATCAAGTTTCACGCAAAGATAATATAGACCTGATCGTCGTCGGGTCTCACGGCGCCAGCGGCCTAGAACGGCTGGCCCTGGGATCGGTTGCCGAGGCTGTATTGCACCAGGCGAGGTGTCCGGTCCTGATCGTCGGACCCCAATGCAGGCCCGAACGATATCCTTTCCGCTCCATTCTGTTTGCGACCGACCTGAGGACAACCGGATTGCGTGCAGCACAGTATGCTACAGGGCTTGCAGAACGTTTTCATTCAAAGCTCACTCTTCTTCATGTGATGAAACAGCGCCCCACGCCCAGCCGCGAAGATGAGCCTATCGCTGACCTCAAACGACTAATTCCGCCGGATGCAGATTGCTACTGTAAGGCCGACGTACGTGTCGAATATGGTAAGGTCGCCGAAGTCATTGCCGCTGTTTCCGAATCGGAGTGCGCCAGCTTGATCGTCATTGGGCTTCGAGCCCACGTTCTTGGAGACCACGCTCCTTGGTCAACCGTTGCTCAAGTAACCCGCGAAGTCAAGGTCGCCGTACTTGGCGTTCGAGGTCATTACGCTTGA
- a CDS encoding Tex family protein: MADPKVLSPEILLHIATSLNVPMRGLVAVIELLNEGGTVPFIARYRKEATGNLDEVQIRDIEEKLAYFRDLVARRETILASILEQGKLTDDLKARIEATLDKSELEDLYLPYKPKRRTKATIAREKGLEPLALYLMAQESGAQSLAELAAGFVNAEKEVNSVDEALEGARHIVAEVLSEDADLRKALRQLMFDEGVIVSRKAMDAVDEQEKFKMYYEYREPVKTIPSHRMLAVRRGESESVLYFLIEMEPLRALGVMRARVLRREGDWTAQLELAIEDAWKRLLNPSIQGELRLELKKRSETDAIQVFRDNLHHLLLAPPAGPISILGIDPGLRTGCKVAVVDETGKFLANDVLYLHTSKGAADGAAKVLEKLLVQHNVRAIAIGNGTASRETDAFVRDFLRERRLDNIFSVTVSESGASIYSASDIARQEFPDLDLTVRGAISIARRLQDPLSELVKVDPKSIGVGQYQHDVDQRQLQQSLETVIESCVNRVGVDLNTSSWTLLRYVSGITERTALNIVSYRNEHGQFRSRAELNKVTGIGAKTFEQAAGFLRIRNGENPLDMTAVHPESYGVVEEIARSLDAPVGELIRRPELLAKVDAKQLSAGTYTLKDILEELKKPGRDPRDKFVAPSFNETVREFADVQPEMVLEGVVTNVTKFGAFVDIGVHQDGLVHVSELSNRFIKDPSEAVKAGQIVKVKVLSADAKSKRIALSMKALMGPAQRVQREAPKKPEVSMNDKLNMLNTKWKVS, from the coding sequence ATGGCCGATCCTAAAGTCCTCTCCCCTGAAATTCTTCTTCATATCGCTACTTCGTTGAATGTGCCCATGCGTGGGTTGGTTGCTGTGATTGAACTGCTCAATGAGGGTGGAACTGTCCCTTTTATTGCGCGGTATCGGAAGGAAGCTACCGGAAATCTTGACGAGGTTCAGATCCGCGACATCGAGGAGAAGCTGGCTTACTTTCGCGATCTGGTGGCTCGGCGGGAGACGATTCTGGCCTCCATTCTGGAGCAGGGTAAGCTTACGGATGATCTGAAGGCGCGCATCGAGGCCACTTTGGATAAGAGCGAGTTGGAGGACCTTTATCTTCCTTACAAGCCGAAGCGGCGGACCAAGGCTACGATTGCCCGAGAGAAGGGGTTAGAGCCGCTGGCGCTTTATCTGATGGCGCAGGAGAGCGGGGCGCAGTCACTGGCTGAGTTGGCTGCTGGGTTTGTGAATGCAGAGAAGGAAGTGAACAGTGTGGACGAGGCGCTGGAGGGTGCGCGACATATTGTTGCCGAGGTATTGAGCGAGGATGCCGACTTGCGAAAGGCGCTGCGGCAGCTGATGTTTGACGAAGGCGTGATCGTGAGCCGTAAGGCGATGGACGCGGTGGATGAGCAGGAAAAGTTCAAGATGTACTACGAGTATCGTGAGCCGGTGAAGACGATTCCGTCGCATAGAATGCTGGCAGTGCGACGGGGTGAGAGCGAGTCAGTACTTTACTTTCTAATCGAGATGGAGCCTCTGCGGGCGTTGGGTGTGATGCGTGCGCGAGTGCTGCGAAGAGAGGGAGATTGGACGGCGCAGCTTGAGCTGGCGATCGAGGACGCATGGAAGCGGCTGCTGAATCCTTCGATCCAAGGCGAGCTTCGGCTGGAATTGAAGAAACGTTCGGAGACGGATGCGATTCAGGTCTTTCGGGATAATTTGCATCATCTGTTGCTGGCTCCTCCGGCAGGGCCGATTTCGATTCTGGGGATCGATCCTGGGCTGCGGACTGGCTGCAAGGTTGCCGTGGTGGATGAGACTGGCAAGTTTCTGGCGAATGACGTGCTTTATCTGCATACGTCGAAGGGCGCTGCGGATGGCGCGGCGAAGGTGCTGGAGAAGTTGCTGGTGCAGCACAATGTTCGTGCGATTGCGATTGGTAATGGAACGGCTTCGCGAGAGACAGATGCTTTTGTGCGTGACTTTCTACGCGAGCGGCGGCTGGACAATATCTTTTCGGTGACGGTGAGCGAGTCGGGCGCGAGTATTTATTCGGCTTCGGATATTGCGCGGCAGGAGTTTCCTGATCTTGATCTGACGGTGCGGGGCGCGATCTCGATTGCGCGGCGGTTGCAGGATCCGCTGTCGGAGTTGGTGAAGGTCGATCCGAAGTCGATTGGTGTGGGGCAGTATCAGCACGACGTCGATCAGCGGCAGTTGCAGCAGTCGCTGGAGACGGTGATTGAGAGTTGCGTGAACCGTGTCGGTGTGGATTTGAATACCTCTTCGTGGACGCTGCTGCGCTATGTTTCGGGGATTACGGAGCGGACTGCGCTGAATATCGTCAGCTATCGGAATGAGCATGGGCAGTTTCGCTCGCGGGCCGAGTTGAATAAAGTTACCGGGATTGGCGCGAAGACGTTTGAGCAGGCTGCGGGATTTTTGCGGATACGCAATGGAGAAAATCCGCTGGATATGACGGCGGTGCATCCTGAGTCGTATGGAGTGGTGGAGGAGATTGCGCGGTCGCTGGATGCTCCTGTGGGCGAGCTGATTCGCAGGCCGGAGCTGCTGGCGAAGGTGGATGCGAAGCAGCTTTCGGCAGGGACTTACACGCTGAAGGACATTCTTGAGGAGCTAAAGAAGCCGGGGCGTGATCCTCGCGACAAGTTCGTTGCGCCGAGCTTCAATGAAACGGTACGGGAGTTCGCCGATGTACAGCCGGAGATGGTGCTGGAGGGCGTGGTGACGAATGTGACGAAGTTTGGCGCGTTTGTCGATATCGGTGTGCATCAGGATGGGCTGGTGCATGTCAGCGAGTTGTCGAACCGGTTTATTAAGGATCCTTCAGAGGCTGTGAAAGCGGGACAGATTGTTAAGGTGAAGGTGTTGAGCGCGGATGCGAAGTCGAAGCGGATTGCACTTTCGATGAAGGCGCTGATGGGACCGGCGCAGCGCGTACAGCGGGAGGCTCCGAAGAAGCCTGAGGTTTCGATGAACGACAAGTTGAATATGCTGAATACGAAGTGGAAGGTTTCTTAG
- the cyaY gene encoding iron donor protein CyaY, which yields MLDETTFRREYDRALEALKQSLIVAEEDSEAFEAEENNGVLNIVFEDGTSKFVLTPNTPVRQLWISATSTSFKLEWSEATSAFVLPKTGEDLKTLTQRLLREHLNDASITLS from the coding sequence ATGCTCGACGAAACAACGTTCCGCCGCGAATACGACCGCGCCCTCGAAGCTCTCAAGCAATCCCTCATCGTCGCCGAAGAGGACTCCGAGGCCTTCGAAGCCGAAGAGAACAACGGCGTGCTCAACATCGTCTTCGAAGACGGTACCAGCAAGTTCGTTCTCACGCCCAACACCCCCGTCCGCCAGCTCTGGATCTCCGCCACCTCCACCAGCTTCAAGCTCGAATGGTCCGAGGCCACCAGCGCCTTCGTCCTCCCCAAAACCGGAGAAGACCTGAAGACCCTCACACAACGCCTCCTGCGCGAGCACCTCAACGACGCAAGCATCACTCTCTCCTAA